From the genome of Nicotiana sylvestris chromosome 2, ASM39365v2, whole genome shotgun sequence, one region includes:
- the LOC104226981 gene encoding phospholipase A1-IIgamma-like isoform X1: protein MANMAENWEQLSGKNNWEGLLRPLDLDLRKYIIQYGELAQATYDTFITEKASKYAGASRYSMESLFTKVGLDPLKYRVTKFFYATASIPLPDAFIVKSLSREAWSKESNFMGYIAVATDEGKVALGRRDIVVNWRGTMQKLEWVNDLQFLAVPGPKVFGDGGLLSLLQPLVHHGFYNIYTTEDPRSQFNQVSARDQVIEEVKRLVEEYKNEEVSITVTGHSLGASLATLNAVDIAFNGINKTSEGKEFPVTAFVFASPKVGDLNFHKAFSKLNNLHILRIHNVLDIVPKYPPIGYIDVGEELMIDTTKSPYVKPPGEVVSWHLLEPYLHGVAGTQGIGILAGFKLEVNRDISLVNKQWDILKDEYCIPGLWWADKHKGMVQQQDGSWLLLDREEYDF from the exons ATGGCTAACATGGCTGAGAATTGGGAGCAGCTTAGTGGAAAAAACAATTGGGAAGGATTACTAAGGCCCTTGGATCTTGATCTACGTAAATATATCATTCAATATGGAGAATTGGCTCAAGCAACTTATGACACTTTCATCACAGAGAAAGCGTCTAAATATGCTGGAGCTAGCAGATACTCAATGGAAAGCCTTTTTACTAAGGTTGGACTTGACCCCCTGAAATATCGTGTAACCAAATTTTTCTATGCAACTGCATCCATTCCACTTCCTGATGCTTTCATTGTAAAATCATTGTCAAGGGAAGCATGGAGTAAAGAATCAAATTTTATGGGGTATATTGCTGTGGCTACTGATGAGGGTAAAGTTGCACTGGGAAGGAGAGATATTGTGGTTAATTGGAGAGGAACGATGCAGAAGTTAGAGTGGGTGAATGATCTTCAATTTTTAGCTGTCCCAGGACCTAAAGTCTTTGGTGACGGAGGTTTGCTTTCTTTGCTTCAACCTTTGGTGCATCACGGGTTCTACAATATTTATACAACAGAAGATCCACGATCACAGTTTAATCAGGTTAGTGCCCGGGATCAG GTAATTGAAGAAGTGAAAAGATTGGTTGAGGAATATAAGAATGAAGAGGTTAGTATTACTGTAACTGGCCATAGCCTAGGTGCGTCACTTGCAACCCTAAACGCGGTTGACATAGCTTTCAATGGTATCAACAAAACAAGCGAAGGCAAGGAATTTCCAGTGACAGCTTTTGTATTCGCAAGTCCTAAAGTTGGGGATCTCAATTTTCATAAGGCATTTTCCAAGCTGAATAATCTTCATATCTTGAGAATTCATAATGTTTTGGATATTGTCCCCAAATACCCACCCATTGGCTATATAGACGTCGGCGAGGAACTAATGATTGACACCACAAAATCCCCATATGTGAAGCCTCCTGGAGAAGTTGTCAGTTGGCATTTGTTGGAGCCATACTTGCACGGAGTTGCAGGCACTCAAGGAATAGGAATTTTAGCAGGTTTTAAACTAGAGGTGAATCGTGATATCTCACTTGTCAATAAGCAGTGGGACATACTAAAAGATGAATATTGTATTCCTGGGCTTTGGTGGGCTGACAAGCACAAAGGGATGGTTCAACAACAGGATGGATCTTGGCTTCTCTTGGATCGTGAGGAGTATGACTTCTGA
- the LOC104226981 gene encoding phospholipase A1-IIgamma-like isoform X2, with amino-acid sequence MANMAENWEQLSGKNNWEGLLRPLDLDLRKYIIQYGELAQATYDTFITEKASKYAGASRYSMESLFTKVGLDPLKYRVTKFFYATASIPLPDAFIVKSLSREAWSKESNFMGYIAVATDEGKVALGRRDIVVNWRGTMQKLEWVNDLQFLAVPGPKVFGDGGLLSLLQPLVHHGFYNIYTTEDPRSQFNQVIEEVKRLVEEYKNEEVSITVTGHSLGASLATLNAVDIAFNGINKTSEGKEFPVTAFVFASPKVGDLNFHKAFSKLNNLHILRIHNVLDIVPKYPPIGYIDVGEELMIDTTKSPYVKPPGEVVSWHLLEPYLHGVAGTQGIGILAGFKLEVNRDISLVNKQWDILKDEYCIPGLWWADKHKGMVQQQDGSWLLLDREEYDF; translated from the exons ATGGCTAACATGGCTGAGAATTGGGAGCAGCTTAGTGGAAAAAACAATTGGGAAGGATTACTAAGGCCCTTGGATCTTGATCTACGTAAATATATCATTCAATATGGAGAATTGGCTCAAGCAACTTATGACACTTTCATCACAGAGAAAGCGTCTAAATATGCTGGAGCTAGCAGATACTCAATGGAAAGCCTTTTTACTAAGGTTGGACTTGACCCCCTGAAATATCGTGTAACCAAATTTTTCTATGCAACTGCATCCATTCCACTTCCTGATGCTTTCATTGTAAAATCATTGTCAAGGGAAGCATGGAGTAAAGAATCAAATTTTATGGGGTATATTGCTGTGGCTACTGATGAGGGTAAAGTTGCACTGGGAAGGAGAGATATTGTGGTTAATTGGAGAGGAACGATGCAGAAGTTAGAGTGGGTGAATGATCTTCAATTTTTAGCTGTCCCAGGACCTAAAGTCTTTGGTGACGGAGGTTTGCTTTCTTTGCTTCAACCTTTGGTGCATCACGGGTTCTACAATATTTATACAACAGAAGATCCACGATCACAGTTTAATCAG GTAATTGAAGAAGTGAAAAGATTGGTTGAGGAATATAAGAATGAAGAGGTTAGTATTACTGTAACTGGCCATAGCCTAGGTGCGTCACTTGCAACCCTAAACGCGGTTGACATAGCTTTCAATGGTATCAACAAAACAAGCGAAGGCAAGGAATTTCCAGTGACAGCTTTTGTATTCGCAAGTCCTAAAGTTGGGGATCTCAATTTTCATAAGGCATTTTCCAAGCTGAATAATCTTCATATCTTGAGAATTCATAATGTTTTGGATATTGTCCCCAAATACCCACCCATTGGCTATATAGACGTCGGCGAGGAACTAATGATTGACACCACAAAATCCCCATATGTGAAGCCTCCTGGAGAAGTTGTCAGTTGGCATTTGTTGGAGCCATACTTGCACGGAGTTGCAGGCACTCAAGGAATAGGAATTTTAGCAGGTTTTAAACTAGAGGTGAATCGTGATATCTCACTTGTCAATAAGCAGTGGGACATACTAAAAGATGAATATTGTATTCCTGGGCTTTGGTGGGCTGACAAGCACAAAGGGATGGTTCAACAACAGGATGGATCTTGGCTTCTCTTGGATCGTGAGGAGTATGACTTCTGA